TGCCGAACTGCCTGACGTCAGCGAGACGCTGCTCAGCGCATTCCTCATGCGGCGGGCGATTCTGGTGGGTGAGGGTTACTCCGGTATCAAGATTGTCGGGTCGCGTTTCTCCCCGGCCGCCCATGCGCTCCGCGAGTTTTCGATGCGTAACTCCATTCCGTTCACGTGGCTGGACGTGGAGTCCGACACTCAGGCGGAGGTGTTGTTGCGGGAGCTCGGCGTGGCGCCGGCCGACACCCCGTTGGTGATCGGACGAGGCGGTCAGTTCAAGCGAAACCCAAGCGTGGCCGAATTCGCACGCTACATGGGGCTCGACGGTGGGCTCGCCACCGATACGGTGCACGACCTCGTCGTAGTGGGCGCCGGTCCTGCCGGATTGGGCACAGCCGTGTACGGCGCGTCCGAAGGGCTCTCAACGCTGCTCCTGGACGAGATTGCGCCGGGCGGACAGGCGGCGACCAGCTCCAAAATTGAGAATTACCTTGGCTTCGCCACTGGCATTTCTGGCGCCGACCTCGCCCGGCAGGCGCTGCTGCAAGCGCAGAAGTTTGGTGCGCAGCTGGGTGTACCGCAGACGGCGGTCAGTTTGAAACTGGACGGCGGACAACAGTGTGTGTTGTTGAGCGATGGATCACTTATTCGTGCACGAACGGTGGTGGTGGCTACCGGCGTGGAGTACCGACGATTGGAGATCGCGCGTCTGCAGGAGTTCGAAGGCGCCGGTGTGTACTACGCGGCCGGCGAAATGGAGGCGAGGCTGTGCGGCGGCGATGAAGTCATCGTGGTGGGCGGCGGAAATTCCGCGGGACAGGCGGCCGTGTTCCTTGCGCGCCACGCGCGACGCGTGCACATCGTGATCCGCGGTGATGACCTCGGCAAAAGTATGTCGCGATATCTCGTGGAGCGGCTCGCCAGACTGGAAAACGTCACCGTGCATCCGTTCACCGAAATCGACGCGCTCGAGGGTACTGACCGACTCGCCGGCGTGACCATGCGCCGGCTCTCCGGTCAGCGGACCCACATCGCCGCCCGCGCGCTGTTCATCTTTATCGGCGCGGTGCCGCATACAGCCTGGCTCACCGACTGTGTGGAGCTCGATCGCGCCGGGTTTGTCGTGACCGGCCCGGCGCTTTCCGCCTCCTCGCTGGATACGGACGCCTGGCGCCGCGTGCGTCGCGCGCCGCACTTTTTGGAAACGAGCATTCCCGGCGTCTTCGCGGTGGGTGACGTGCGCAGTGGCTCCGTGAAACGTGTCGCCTCAGCCGTCGGTGAAGGCGCGATGGCTGTCTCATTTGTCCACGCGCATCTGGGTCCTCTGCGGTGACTCGGATGCGGCTTCCCTGGAGTACCACATGACGCGTTCCACGTGCACACATCTTGGTCAGCTGCAGCCGGTGTCCCCCGGTACGCCCAACGGATGCGCCGAGTGCTTGGCGACTGGTGGCCGTTGGGTGCACTTGCGGATGTGTTTGCTGTGTGGGCACGTGGGGTGCTGTGATCAGTCTCCAGGACAACACGCCACCAAGCATTTTCACGAGACGTCGCACGCGGTCATGCGGAGCTTTGAGCGCGGCGAAGACTGGGGGTGGTGTTACGTCGACGAGTTATTCATCGAACCGGCGCCGCGCCCGCACTGAGGCTACCGCAACTCGCAGTTTCCTTCTATCCCACGCCCCAACCTTTGCCATGAGCTCGCCGCCTTCCGCTTCCCGGACCGCCGCGCTCACGTGGGCGCTCGACTCGAGTCCGAACCAAGTGTACGCCGCTGGCGCCGACGGCCGCATCACCTACGTCAATGCCGCAGGCCGCGCGCGCTGGGGCGAAGCGGCCACGGTGGGCGCGTCGGCCGCCGGGCTCTTCGCTGGTGAGACGAGGGGGCACCTCGTCTCCCTTTCGGCGCAGGTCCTCGCCATTGGAGAGGCCGCCACCTTTGACTCCGGTGAGCACGGTGTAAGCGGCGTGCGGGCGTGGGAGACCTACACGGTTTCGCCGCTGCGAGAAGGCGACACCATCATCGGCTATCTCTGCATCGGCACTGACATCACGGCGCTCAAGCGCGCCGAGCTCCGCCTCCGGCGCAGCGAACAGCTGATGGTCGATACCCAAGGCGTCGCGCACCTAGGCACGTGGGAATGGGACATCAGCGAGCCGACCGCCGAGTGGTCGGACGAGCTCTATCAGATCTACGGGCTGACGCGCGCGCAGTACACCCCAAGCTACGACGCCTACCTCGCCATGGTGCACCCGGACGATCGGCAGCGGGTGATCGACGCGACCAACCGGGTCTTCCACGAGCACGTGGCTTACTCGCACGACGAGCGGATCTTCCGCCCCGATGGATCGCTGCGGTATCTGCATACGTGGGCGCATCCCGTGCTCGACGACGACGGCGCCCTCACGCGCCTCGTCGGCGTCTGTCAGGACATCACGGACCGGAAGCTCGCCGAGGAGGAAGTGCGGCAGCTCAACGCCGCGCTCGAACTCCGCGTGGCCGAGCGCACCCGCACC
This region of Gemmatimonas groenlandica genomic DNA includes:
- a CDS encoding ubiquitin carboxyl-terminal hydrolase 14, whose protein sequence is MTRSTCTHLGQLQPVSPGTPNGCAECLATGGRWVHLRMCLLCGHVGCCDQSPGQHATKHFHETSHAVMRSFERGEDWGWCYVDELFIEPAPRPH
- a CDS encoding sensor histidine kinase, yielding MSSPPSASRTAALTWALDSSPNQVYAAGADGRITYVNAAGRARWGEAATVGASAAGLFAGETRGHLVSLSAQVLAIGEAATFDSGEHGVSGVRAWETYTVSPLREGDTIIGYLCIGTDITALKRAELRLRRSEQLMVDTQGVAHLGTWEWDISEPTAEWSDELYQIYGLTRAQYTPSYDAYLAMVHPDDRQRVIDATNRVFHEHVAYSHDERIFRPDGSLRYLHTWAHPVLDDDGALTRLVGVCQDITDRKLAEEEVRQLNAALELRVAERTRTIEASLRDVEAFNATVSHDLRAPLSVISLNCAAISKSAGDDLPQPVVDSLARIQRSVSYMTQLVNDLLALAQVGNAPLERAEIDLSQLCEEIVANLRLASPERQVKVEVAPGLRCNVDVSLMRAAMENLIGNAWKYSARAAHARIKIGTMAVDGRDVFFVRDNGAGFDMTQAHRLFAPFQRLHAAHEFDGTGVGLAAVQRIIERHGGHIWAEGATGHGATFFFTMT
- a CDS encoding FAD-dependent oxidoreductase; its protein translation is MNDQEIAFAQLTPSQITALRAWGTERPTVAGDVLFAEGATHYPFSVVLDGTVEILSGYPDRIQMVTVHQPGEFVGDADLLTGRASLVTARVGASGRILEIAPDNFRRVIAELPDVSETLLSAFLMRRAILVGEGYSGIKIVGSRFSPAAHALREFSMRNSIPFTWLDVESDTQAEVLLRELGVAPADTPLVIGRGGQFKRNPSVAEFARYMGLDGGLATDTVHDLVVVGAGPAGLGTAVYGASEGLSTLLLDEIAPGGQAATSSKIENYLGFATGISGADLARQALLQAQKFGAQLGVPQTAVSLKLDGGQQCVLLSDGSLIRARTVVVATGVEYRRLEIARLQEFEGAGVYYAAGEMEARLCGGDEVIVVGGGNSAGQAAVFLARHARRVHIVIRGDDLGKSMSRYLVERLARLENVTVHPFTEIDALEGTDRLAGVTMRRLSGQRTHIAARALFIFIGAVPHTAWLTDCVELDRAGFVVTGPALSASSLDTDAWRRVRRAPHFLETSIPGVFAVGDVRSGSVKRVASAVGEGAMAVSFVHAHLGPLR